A stretch of DNA from Sulfurovum sp. TSL6:
ATTCAGAATTTGACAATTATTGACCCAGTAGGCTACCTGGAGATGGTATGGCTTATAGATCATTGTAGTTTAGTGATGACCGATAGCGGGGGGCTTCAGAAAGAGGCTTACTTCTTTAAGAAACCGTGTATAACTTTAAGAGATGAAACAGAGTGGGTGGAGTTAGTAGAGAATCGGTTTAATGTACTTGCCGGAGCTAATAAACAGAAAATACTCGATTTATATAAAAATTTTGAATTTTCTGATGATTTTGGTTTAGGTTTATATGGCAATGGTAATGCCAGTTATCATATTCTTCAAGAATTATTAAAAAGGTAAGTATTAGATGTATTTAATGGAACAGTTTTACAGAAAGATACTGAAAAAAGAACCACCATATTATGTTAAATATTCTCTGACAACTATCGTGTGGAAACCTATTCGTAAATATATCAATGTTGTTATTATCCCTAATACCCCTTTTTCAAATCTTCGCGTAATACTGTATCGAATGTTGGGATTTCAGATCGGCAATAATGTATTTATAGGAATGAAATGCTACCTTGATGACATTGATCCTCAAAAGACAATTATAGAGGATGATGTTGTTATTTCATATGGTTGTTATTTTGCTTGCCATGGAAAAGGACAGGGGCATACGGATATTATCATTAAGAGGGGAGCTTATCTTGGGATGAGATCTAATGTGGTATCAGGTAAAAATGGCATTACAATAGGTGAACATGCCGTTATTGCAGCAGGTTCTTTGGTCCATAAAAATGTTCCCTCCGATACAACAGTAGGTGGGGTTCCCATAAAAAAGATTGTATATGACAAATAAGTATGTAACAATCATCAATCAATATATCGGCTCTCCTTATCATGGAATGGAATATAGACATTATTATCTCGCCAAAAATTTGATGTCACAAGGGTATAAGGTGACTCTGGTGAGTGGATCATACTCACATCTTTTTTCTTCGCCTCCTAAAGTGACTAAGAGTGTTCTCAAAGAAACAATTGATGGAATAGAATATATATGGATTAGAATACCAGAATATAAATCATCAAAGTCTATAGGGCGCATATGGAATATGCTTTGCTTTACATGGAAATTACACTTTTTAAAAGCTGTTGTACCTTCTCATATTATTGTTTCTTCCCCCTCTCTCTTCCCTGTGAAGGTTGGTGCAAAATTAGCCAAAAAGTTTCATACAAAATTTTTATTTGAAGTTCGGGATATTTGGCCACAGACACTTGTGGAACTTTCAAGCTTGTCTTCTTCTCATCCACTCATAAAACTTATGGAACATTATGAAAAGTTTGCATATAAAAAAGCAGATAAAGTTATCTCATTGCTTCCTGCTGCGAAAGAGCATTTTGAAAAACAAGGTATGCAAAAAGATAAATTTGTGTATTTGCCAAATGGTATCGAAACAGAAGAACAAAAGAGTGTTTCTCTGTCTCAAGAGATCAGAGAAAAAATACCTACAGAAAAACTTATTATCGGATATAGTGGAACGATTGGGATAGCAAATAATCTTGACTACCTGATTGATGTTGCTGAGATTTTGAAAAAAAATGATGAAATACATTTCATGATTTTAGGTAACGGTGGGGAGAAAAAACGACTACAAGAACGCGTTAAGAGGTTATCTTTAAAAAATGTAACCTTTTTAGAAGCTATATCAAAAGAGGAAGTTACCAGTTTTTTAACATATATAGATGTTGCATTTATATCATTATTGCCTGAAAAGCTTTTTAAGTTTGGAGTCTCTCCTAATAAGGTTTTTGAGTATATGTATGCAAAAAAACCAATACTTTGGGCAATTGAAGCAGGGAATAATTTAGTAGAAGATGCTGAGTGTGGTTTAAGTGTTCCCTTGAATGATGTTATTGCATTAAAAGAGTCCATCTTGAGACTAAAAGAATCAGGAGAAGATGTTCTCAATGAATTAGGACAAAATGGATATAATTTTGTTAATATGCATCACAGCTATAAAATGTTGGCAGAGAAATTAATCAATATAATAGAGGAATAATAATGTTCAAAGAGAAAGAATTAGGCTATAAAGAACTAGGATTACTTATTTTAGTTGCATATGCATTTAGTTTTCTGGTAAGAATGATATGGGTATGGCAGTTTCAGGATAATCCAAACTTTTTTTGGAATGATCAGCTAATGATCAATACAAATGATGGTTACTTCTTCGCTTCGGCAGTTGAATATTTACTCAATGGAGCACATGCAGATAATCCTAGAGTACCTATTGCAATCGATAGTTATCCCGGGATGGTATATACAACATATTTTTTAACAAAATATACACCATTCTCATTAGAAACAGTGATACTTTATCTCCCTGCAGTCATATCAAGTTTGGTTGTTATTCCTTTGGTATTGACGGGGAAACTTATCAAATTACCATGGGTTGGTTTCTTCTCAGCACTTTTAGGTTCTATTGTATGGAGTTATTATAATCGTACGATGATAGGATATTATGACACGGATATGTTCTCTGCATTGTTGCAATTTACTGTTTTATATTTTTTCTTATTGACTATTTATGTCAAGGATGATAAAAACGTATTATGGCTAGCTTTTACATTATTAATTTACCCATACTTTTATCCTCAAGGGTTAAGTCTTATTTATGCTATTTTTATATTGTGGACACTATATCAGCTTGTTTTTCAAAGAGAGGAAAGAAATAGTTATTTATTTATTATAGTAGCTTCTGTAGCACTTTGGGCTGTTCCTGTATGGGTGAAAGTTGTTTTGATTATTTTGGCTTTTGCATTTTTAGAACAGATAAAAAGTAAAATAGATAATAAAAAGTTTTTTTACCTCACTTTACTTGCATTACTTGTATTCTTTTTCTTTGGTAATGTATTTTCCTTGATATGGGGGAAAGTAAGTATTTATTTAAATCGTGGCGTTGAAGAGAGCGGGTTACATTTTTATCAAGTGATACAAACAGTAAGAGAAGCGGGAAGTATTTCCTGGGAAACAGTCTCAAATAGAATTATTGGGCATCCTATTTTATTGGTATTGAGTCTTTTCGGTTATATTTTTTTGGTTATAAAATATAAGCCGTTTATTTTGGCTTTACCACTTATTGGTGTAGGTGTTTTTGCACATTGGGCGGGATTAAGATTCACTGTTTACGCTGTACCTGTTGCAGCATTTTCTGTTATATATCTTTTTTATATCTTATCTCAGTTTGTTGAGAACAAAAAAATGGCTTATGGGGTATTCATAGTATTATCGATATTGGCATTGCAACCCAATATTAAACATATTATAGGGTATAAGGTTCCTACAGTTTTAAATACTCAAGAAGTAAAAGATTTAGATGCCCTCAATAAAATAGCAAATTCTAAAGATTACACGCTAAGCTGGTGGGACTACGGATATCCTATTTGGTTTTACTCTGATACTTCTAGTTTAATTGATGGGGCGAAACATCATAATGATAATTTTATTATCTCTAAAATTATGCAAACATCTTCTCCGGAACTTGTTGCCAATTTAAGTCGTTTAGCTGTAGAGACATATGTGGATTCTAATTACTCTACTATTACGAATATCATGTTTAAGAACAAACAAAAAGATCAGCTTGATCCTAATCTTTTTTTGTCGGAACTAGAAGATTCAAACTATAAACTTCCTAAAAAAACAAGAGATATCTATCTCTATCTCCCTTATCGAATGCTAAATATTTTCCCTACTGTGGCAGTTTTTGGGAATTTGGATTTAACTACTGGGCAGGAAGAGAGAAAAATTGCTTTTTATCCTACACAAGCTATGAGTAATAAAAATGGGATGGTAACTTTTAGTAATGGCATTTTGTTTGATACAAAAAAAGGTATGATCAGATTAGGACAACAAGAAAAAACTGTGAAACATTTTATAGTGACAAAAAATACTAAAGAAGGGAAAGTCCAACTGCAGTCTCAGCTTTATCATGCTGAGGGTGACTATACTATTGTTTATATGCAAAGTTATGGGCGGTTTATTGTAATGGACAATGAAACATTTAACTCGACCTATGTACAGATGTTTATGTTAGAGAAGTATGATAGTAATCTTTTTGAGCTTGTCGTCTCATCACCTTATAGCAAAATTTATAAACTCAAAAAATAGATGTTAAGCAGAGTAGAAAAAATTCAAAAAAGAGTTTTTGATCTTCTGTTGTCTATTATTGGGATTGTTTTGACATGGTGGATTATATTGTTAGCATGGATGATTGCCAGTATCGAGACTAGAGGTAATGGCATGTTTTCACAAAAACGCGTAGGAAAAAAGGGAAAGCTGTTTAGGGTTTTTAAAATAAAGACGATGAAAGATATCCCCGGTATAAATACAACTGTAACCACCAATAGAGATGCTCGTATCACAACAAGTGGCGCCTTTTTCCGGAAAACCAAGATAGATGAGCTTCCTCAACTTTTTAATGTACTTTTGGGCACGATGAGTTTTGTAGGGGCACGACCAGACGTACCTGGTTTTGCAGACCAACTAGAAGGTGAGGATAGAGTGATATTGGAATTGGCACCGGGCATCACAGGACCATCTTCGCTGAGATATAAAGATGAAGAAGCACTTTTGGCTAAACAAAAAGACCCGGAAAAATATAATAAAGAAGTGATTTGGCCAGATAAGGTTCAGATAAATAAAGCCTATATTAAAGATTGGTCACTCAAAAAAGATGTAGAATATATAATAAAAACAATTATAGGATAACCTATGGATAGAATTTTTCTTTCTCCACCACACATGAGTGGTAAAGAACAGCAGTATATATCTGAAGTGTTTGAGAGTAACTATATTGCTCCACTCGGAGAGTTTGTGAACCGTTTTGAAAGCAGTATCTGTAACTGTACAGGCACCAAACATGCACTAGCTCTCTCTTGCGCGACTGCAGGGTTACATTTGGCTTTGTGTGTATTGGGTGTAGAAAATGGAGACTATGTGTTGGCTTCTAGTTTTACGTTCATCGGTTCTGTGAATGCTATTTTGTATCAGAATGCAAAGCCTATATTTGTAGATAGTGATGAGAGCTGGAATATCTCACCCAAACTTCTAAAAGAAGCGATTCAGAAGTCACCCAGAAAACCTAAAGCACTTATTATTACCCACCTCTATGGACAGTTGTGTAAACTGGATGAAATTATTACTATCTGTAAAGAGGAGGGTATCTTTCTGATAGAAGATGCCGCAGAATCTTTGGGTGCGAGTTATCAAGGTAAACAGAGTGGTACGTTTGGCGATATGGGAGTATATAGTTTTAACGGTAATAAAATCCTCACTACTTCTGGTGGAGGTATGCTGGTGAGTGACAATGAAGAGTGGGTAGCCAAAGCACAGTTCCTTTCTACACAAGCTAAAGAGAATTTTTTGCATTATGAGCATAAAGAGGTTGGATACAATTATCGTATGTCAAATATTTTAGCCGCCATTGGTGTGGCACAAATGGAAGTGTTAGATGAACGTGTGAATAGAAGACGAGAGATATTCGACCTCTATCAAAAAGTACTTGGCACATATGAAGAGATACAATTTATGCCAGAGATTGAAGGCAGTAGAGGAAACCGCTGGTTAAGTACTTTGACATTAAAAAAAACTGACCCTAAAAAGATCATCACTGTATTGGAAGAAGCCAATATAGAAAGTCGTCCACTTTGGAAACCGATGCACATGCAGCCACTGTTTTCTGATGCGATGGCCATAGAGGATGGGACATCACAAACATTTTTTGAACAAGGAATCTGTCTGCCAAGTGGGAGTAGCATGAGTGATGAAGATGTTATGAGGGTTTGTGATGCAATTAAAAAGGCGATAAAATGAAAGGCTTGTTTCGCCCAACATCATTAAAAAGAATGGTCTTTTTCCTTATTGCAGATCTCATTCTTTCAGGGGTCACGCTTTATCTTGCATATTTATTGCGCTTCAATTTTCAGATACCAGAAGAATTTTTAGATTCTTTTTGGCTGACCTATGGTGTGATTACAGGGGCAAAGGTCTTTTTTCTTTTTATGCTTAAAAACTATTTTATTATTTGGAGATTTTTTAGTTTTTATGATGCAAGAAATATATTTAAAGCACATATATTGGCGTATATGTTTTTTATCGTCATTTATTTGGTTTTTAAAGAATATTTTACTCCGTTCCCCCGTAGTGTTATTATAATAGATTTCTTTTTGTCTCTTATTTTTATAGGTGGGTTAAGGGGAGTGAAACGTTTCATTACTGAGGGACGTAGACAGTATTCGATGAAACCGACTCTTATTATTGGTGTAAACAGTAAGACAAATACGATTATTCAGAGTGCTTTAAAAGAAGAGATAGATTATTATCCCGCTGCTATTATTTCCACTGAAGAAGATGAAAAAATGGCAGATGGATATATCAATAATGTAAAAGTTTTTGATATGTCTGCACTGACAACAATCATAGAGAAAAAGAACATTTCAGCAGCGATCCTTACTGAGAAATTAGCACAAAATGAACTTAAACACTTGGTTGACAGATTAAACAAGGCTGGAGTAACTGAGATCAAACAGGTTAAGATCTTAGGTTCAGAGCACGAAAAGCTTGAAAATCTTTCGATTGAAGATCTATTAGCACGTCACCCCAAAGATCTTGATCTTGATACGATCTCCTCTTTTGTGAAAGATAAATCTATTCTTATCACAGGAGCCGGAGGGAGCATAGGCTCAGAGATAGCCAGACAGTGTCAGAAGTTTGAAGCTTCATCCCTCATTTTGGTAGACAACAGTGAATACAATCTCTATCAGATAGGGGAACAGATAGAAAATGCCAAACTGAAACTGTTGAGTGTTACAGATAAAAAGAATTTAGAGGCTGTTTTTAAAGAAGCCAAACCACAGATAGTGATACATGCAGCAGCCTATAAGCATGTACCTATCTGTGAAGAGAACCAGGAGATGGCTGTCTTGAACAATGTGTTAGGTAGTAAAAATGTCATAGATCTAAGTATAGAAAATGGTGTAGAAAAGGTAGTGGTCATCTCCACCGATAAAGCGGTACGCCCAACCAATGTCATGGGCGCTACCAAGAGAGTGACAGAACTCTATGCCAATAATGTTGATGCAAAAGGAACCGAAATAGTAGCGGTGCGCTTTGGGAATGTATTGGGCTCAAGCGGCTCGGTCATTCCCAAGTTTAAACAGCAAATAGAAGCAGGTGGTCCTGTGACAGTAACACATCCTGATATTACGCGTTATTTCATGCTGATATCTGAAGCATGCCAGTTGGTATTGCAAACGGCTGCGATAGCCAAAGGGGGTGAACTGTTTATATTGGATATGGGAGAAGCTGTCAAAATTGCAGAATTGGCACAGCAGATGATACGGCTTTATGGCAAAGAGGATGAAGTGGAAATTGCTTTTACAGGATTGCGTCCTGGAGAGAAGCTTTATGAAGAGTTACTACTGGATGAAAGTGAACAAGAAACTCAATATAGTTCGATTTTTATTTCAAAACCTACGCAGTATGAGATCTCAAAACTGACTCAGGATATTGAGGTATTACTGGAAGCAGAAGATAAGGTGAAGGCACTTCAAAAGATTGTCCCGGAGTATATCAGAAATATTCATATATAATATTTTTAGTTATAATTTAACATAACTAAAAATAAACTTATAAAAGGGACTACATGTATAAGAAAATAATAGCGGGATTTTTAATTTTTGCTACATCGGCACTGTTTGGAATGAGTCTGAATCAGCTTAACAGCGCATCTAAAGAAGAGTTGATGGAAGTCAAAGGTATTGGTGCCGCTAAGGCAGCAGCAATTATAGCAGAGAGGGAAAAGAGTGCATTTACCTCATTTGATGATTTTCAAAGAGTCAAAGGAATTGGAGCAAAGGCTGCGTTAAATGTGAAAGAGTATGTCAAGTAAGCCTCTGAGATAAAAGAAAAGATATTTCAAACATTGAGAAAATATAAATGATCAGGTAAAAGAGCTTCAGCTCTTTGGCTTGTCCCTATTTAACACTATAATCCGCTTTAACCACATTTTCGCTACAATTCACTAATTTATTTTTAGACTTTATTTAAGGCATTATCATGACAGTTACACGTTTTGCACCTTCTCCTACAGGTTATCTTCACATCGGTGGGCTTAGAACAGCACTCTTTTCCTGGCTTACAGCACAGCATAACAGAGGTCAGTTTTTACTTCGTATAGAAGATACCGATATGGCACGTAATTCCGAAGAAGCGACAGAAGCGATACTCAAAGCATTTGAATGGGTAGGGATGAGTCATGATGGTGATGTGGTGTATCAGTCCAAAAGATTTGATCTTTATAAAAAATACATTGATCAGCTCCTTGAAGAGGGCAAGGCCTATAAGTGCTATATGAGTAAAGAGGAGCTTGATGCATTACGTGAAGAGCAGATGGCAAAAAAAGAGCGAACACGTTATGATGGACGCTATCGTGACTTTACCGGTACGCCACCAGAAGGTGTTGAACCGGTTATCCGCATCAAAGCACCTCAAGAAGGGACGATCTCTTTTGTGGATGGAGTGAAAGGTGAGATGAACATAGCCGCATCTGAAGTAGATGACTTTGTGATTGCTAGAGCAGATGGCGCACCCACATATAATTTTGTCGTTGCCATAGATGATGCATTGATGGGCTTGACAGATGTGATCCGTGGGGATGACCACCTCTACAATACTCCGAAGCAGATCGTTGTTTATAATGCACTTGGATTTCCAATTCCTAGATTTAATCATGTTGCGATGATCAACAATGAACAGGGCAAAAAACTCTCTAAAAGAGATGGGGCTACGGATGTCATGGAATATAAAGCAATGGGGTATCTTCCTGAAGCACTTTTGAACTTTTTGGTACGCCTTGGCTGGAGTCACGGAGACCAGGAGATCTTCAGCCTGGAGGAAATGATAGCGTTGTTTGATCCTAAAAATATTAACAAGAGTTCATCCAACTATAATCTGGATAAACTGCTTTGGTTGAATGCGCACTATATTAAAAATACGCCAAATGATGAGCTTGCAGTGCTGCTTAAAGATTTTGGTGTGGATATCCATGGCCACGATAAGTTGGAATTGCTCCTTGATGCAACAAAAGAAAGAGGGAAAACACTGGTAGATCTTGCAGAGCAGATCAATCTTATACTTACGACACCTGCTCAGTATGATGAAAAGGCTTCCAAAAAAGCGTTTAAAGGTGAAGCCAAAGAGATCTTGAATGATTTTGCTTCAATGTTAAAAAACTGGGATAAAACATTGCACCTTCCTTGTGATTACCATGAAGTGATGGAAAAACTTGTTGAGACAAAAGAGATAGGTTTTGGGAAGATTGGTATGCCACTTCGTGTGAGTCTACTTGGTTCCATGACAGGGTCCGGGCTTGATGAGATCATGGCTATTTTAGGTGTGGACGAAACGGTAGCGCGCATCGAAAAAGCGATTGCAACGATAGAGTAACGCTTATTTGTCACCTCCGTATCAAGTACGAGGATGACGGACTTTTTTGCTTTTCTTTAAAAACAACTTCAAAGATTTCTTCGCTTTATCATCCATCTTATAGTGGATATGACTCAAATACCACGTAAGTTGCTTAGGGGTAATATCTCTTTTTTTTGCTTCTTTTTTGAGGATGTATTGTGGGATCTTTACTTTGGTTTGTGCAAATGTACGGGCCAGTTTTTGTATAGCTTCGTCATGTTTATTATAACAGAGTCTGGCAAACACAAAAGGAAGACCTGTCTCTTTGTACCAAGCTTCAGCCAAGTCAATACCTTCTCCCTCATGGAGATAATGTTTGAGTGCAGCATCTCCTATAAGTACTTTTCCTTTAAGTCCTAACACACGTGCAAGTTGATTGGAAGTGGCTGATGCCGGATCCATTTCATTTTCTCCTTCTAAAAGTAAAACACTATAGACTTTTTGATCTGCGATGATACCTAAATCCGTACATTTACAGTTCACTGAGGCGACAGAAGAGATAAATGCGGCATTGACTTCTCTTCTTTGTAGTGCTTTATTGATCTGTGAAGGTACAGCACGTTTGTAGCGAAAGGTCATTTTAGAGGCATTGTTAGAGATATAGCGTTTTAAGAACACTTGAAAAGGTAGAAGATTAAGATAGCTGATAGACCCAAATAACACAGTGCAAA
This window harbors:
- a CDS encoding DapH/DapD/GlmU-related protein, encoding MYLMEQFYRKILKKEPPYYVKYSLTTIVWKPIRKYINVVIIPNTPFSNLRVILYRMLGFQIGNNVFIGMKCYLDDIDPQKTIIEDDVVISYGCYFACHGKGQGHTDIIIKRGAYLGMRSNVVSGKNGITIGEHAVIAAGSLVHKNVPSDTTVGGVPIKKIVYDK
- a CDS encoding glycosyltransferase family 4 protein, whose product is MTNKYVTIINQYIGSPYHGMEYRHYYLAKNLMSQGYKVTLVSGSYSHLFSSPPKVTKSVLKETIDGIEYIWIRIPEYKSSKSIGRIWNMLCFTWKLHFLKAVVPSHIIVSSPSLFPVKVGAKLAKKFHTKFLFEVRDIWPQTLVELSSLSSSHPLIKLMEHYEKFAYKKADKVISLLPAAKEHFEKQGMQKDKFVYLPNGIETEEQKSVSLSQEIREKIPTEKLIIGYSGTIGIANNLDYLIDVAEILKKNDEIHFMILGNGGEKKRLQERVKRLSLKNVTFLEAISKEEVTSFLTYIDVAFISLLPEKLFKFGVSPNKVFEYMYAKKPILWAIEAGNNLVEDAECGLSVPLNDVIALKESILRLKESGEDVLNELGQNGYNFVNMHHSYKMLAEKLINIIEE
- a CDS encoding STT3 domain-containing protein — its product is MFKEKELGYKELGLLILVAYAFSFLVRMIWVWQFQDNPNFFWNDQLMINTNDGYFFASAVEYLLNGAHADNPRVPIAIDSYPGMVYTTYFLTKYTPFSLETVILYLPAVISSLVVIPLVLTGKLIKLPWVGFFSALLGSIVWSYYNRTMIGYYDTDMFSALLQFTVLYFFLLTIYVKDDKNVLWLAFTLLIYPYFYPQGLSLIYAIFILWTLYQLVFQREERNSYLFIIVASVALWAVPVWVKVVLIILAFAFLEQIKSKIDNKKFFYLTLLALLVFFFFGNVFSLIWGKVSIYLNRGVEESGLHFYQVIQTVREAGSISWETVSNRIIGHPILLVLSLFGYIFLVIKYKPFILALPLIGVGVFAHWAGLRFTVYAVPVAAFSVIYLFYILSQFVENKKMAYGVFIVLSILALQPNIKHIIGYKVPTVLNTQEVKDLDALNKIANSKDYTLSWWDYGYPIWFYSDTSSLIDGAKHHNDNFIISKIMQTSSPELVANLSRLAVETYVDSNYSTITNIMFKNKQKDQLDPNLFLSELEDSNYKLPKKTRDIYLYLPYRMLNIFPTVAVFGNLDLTTGQEERKIAFYPTQAMSNKNGMVTFSNGILFDTKKGMIRLGQQEKTVKHFIVTKNTKEGKVQLQSQLYHAEGDYTIVYMQSYGRFIVMDNETFNSTYVQMFMLEKYDSNLFELVVSSPYSKIYKLKK
- a CDS encoding sugar transferase — its product is MLSRVEKIQKRVFDLLLSIIGIVLTWWIILLAWMIASIETRGNGMFSQKRVGKKGKLFRVFKIKTMKDIPGINTTVTTNRDARITTSGAFFRKTKIDELPQLFNVLLGTMSFVGARPDVPGFADQLEGEDRVILELAPGITGPSSLRYKDEEALLAKQKDPEKYNKEVIWPDKVQINKAYIKDWSLKKDVEYIIKTIIG
- the pglE gene encoding UDP-N-acetylbacillosamine transaminase, giving the protein MDRIFLSPPHMSGKEQQYISEVFESNYIAPLGEFVNRFESSICNCTGTKHALALSCATAGLHLALCVLGVENGDYVLASSFTFIGSVNAILYQNAKPIFVDSDESWNISPKLLKEAIQKSPRKPKALIITHLYGQLCKLDEIITICKEEGIFLIEDAAESLGASYQGKQSGTFGDMGVYSFNGNKILTTSGGGMLVSDNEEWVAKAQFLSTQAKENFLHYEHKEVGYNYRMSNILAAIGVAQMEVLDERVNRRREIFDLYQKVLGTYEEIQFMPEIEGSRGNRWLSTLTLKKTDPKKIITVLEEANIESRPLWKPMHMQPLFSDAMAIEDGTSQTFFEQGICLPSGSSMSDEDVMRVCDAIKKAIK
- a CDS encoding UDP-N-acetylglucosamine 4,6-dehydratase family protein, translated to MKGLFRPTSLKRMVFFLIADLILSGVTLYLAYLLRFNFQIPEEFLDSFWLTYGVITGAKVFFLFMLKNYFIIWRFFSFYDARNIFKAHILAYMFFIVIYLVFKEYFTPFPRSVIIIDFFLSLIFIGGLRGVKRFITEGRRQYSMKPTLIIGVNSKTNTIIQSALKEEIDYYPAAIISTEEDEKMADGYINNVKVFDMSALTTIIEKKNISAAILTEKLAQNELKHLVDRLNKAGVTEIKQVKILGSEHEKLENLSIEDLLARHPKDLDLDTISSFVKDKSILITGAGGSIGSEIARQCQKFEASSLILVDNSEYNLYQIGEQIENAKLKLLSVTDKKNLEAVFKEAKPQIVIHAAAYKHVPICEENQEMAVLNNVLGSKNVIDLSIENGVEKVVVISTDKAVRPTNVMGATKRVTELYANNVDAKGTEIVAVRFGNVLGSSGSVIPKFKQQIEAGGPVTVTHPDITRYFMLISEACQLVLQTAAIAKGGELFILDMGEAVKIAELAQQMIRLYGKEDEVEIAFTGLRPGEKLYEELLLDESEQETQYSSIFISKPTQYEISKLTQDIEVLLEAEDKVKALQKIVPEYIRNIHI
- a CDS encoding helix-hairpin-helix domain-containing protein, whose translation is MYKKIIAGFLIFATSALFGMSLNQLNSASKEELMEVKGIGAAKAAAIIAEREKSAFTSFDDFQRVKGIGAKAALNVKEYVK
- the gltX gene encoding glutamate--tRNA ligase → MTVTRFAPSPTGYLHIGGLRTALFSWLTAQHNRGQFLLRIEDTDMARNSEEATEAILKAFEWVGMSHDGDVVYQSKRFDLYKKYIDQLLEEGKAYKCYMSKEELDALREEQMAKKERTRYDGRYRDFTGTPPEGVEPVIRIKAPQEGTISFVDGVKGEMNIAASEVDDFVIARADGAPTYNFVVAIDDALMGLTDVIRGDDHLYNTPKQIVVYNALGFPIPRFNHVAMINNEQGKKLSKRDGATDVMEYKAMGYLPEALLNFLVRLGWSHGDQEIFSLEEMIALFDPKNINKSSSNYNLDKLLWLNAHYIKNTPNDELAVLLKDFGVDIHGHDKLELLLDATKERGKTLVDLAEQINLILTTPAQYDEKASKKAFKGEAKEILNDFASMLKNWDKTLHLPCDYHEVMEKLVETKEIGFGKIGMPLRVSLLGSMTGSGLDEIMAILGVDETVARIEKAIATIE
- a CDS encoding MqnA/MqnD/SBP family protein, translating into MLFGSISYLNLLPFQVFLKRYISNNASKMTFRYKRAVPSQINKALQRREVNAAFISSVASVNCKCTDLGIIADQKVYSVLLLEGENEMDPASATSNQLARVLGLKGKVLIGDAALKHYLHEGEGIDLAEAWYKETGLPFVFARLCYNKHDEAIQKLARTFAQTKVKIPQYILKKEAKKRDITPKQLTWYLSHIHYKMDDKAKKSLKLFLKKSKKVRHPRT